CAACGCCGTTCCACCATCTGCCCTATACCGTGGTCGGTCATCGGCCCGAACTTCCCCAGCCACAATGCAGGCTCATCGTTGACGGCCTTCGGGTGCTGAGCCCGGACCCGCAGATATCGACGCAGTGCCGTACGGGTCTTGTCGCCGAAGGGGACGGTCCGTGGCCGACGGCCTTTGCCAAGCACGGTCGCCGTGTTCTCCGCGAAGTCGAGAGCGTCAACCGACAGCGGAGCAATCTCACCTCGACGACAACCGGTGTCAAGGAACAGCCGGATAATCGCAGTATCTCGGCGATCTTCGAAGTTGGTTCCCGCGCACTCGGCAAGCAACCTCTTCAGCGCGTCGAGCGGAGGTACAGGTACCTGCCGCTCCGGAGCGTCCGGTTGCGTCATCCGGTCGAACGGGTTGACCTCGATGATCTCCTCCGTCTCGAGGTACTTGAAGAACTGTTGCAGACTCCGATACTGGCCACGCGCGTACTCCGGCGACAGCGGCTCACCGGTACGCAGATTCGTTCTGGTGAGTAAAGATTCAATGTACTGACCGATGTGTTCTCGCGTGATCGCTGGACCGGTAGTCGGAAGTTCGTTCGCAGCAAGGTAGGCCCTGAAGTACTCGATGTGCTTCAAGTAGCCATTGATCGTGCGCTGGCTGCGGTTCTTCCGGCGTAGCTCGGTGGCGAAATCCTCCGCCAGCTCCCGGATGTCGTCCAAATCCGAGGTCATAGCACCCTACGGTACGCGCACAGTCTAAAGCTCAACAAGCGCTGTTCTGGATCAACTCGGCTCAACGATTCAGCGTTCACGCTGGTGGGGCGGGGTGAGTGGGACGGGTGGGGCTCGAACCCACGACCAACGGATTATGAGTCCGCGGCTCTAACCGACTGAGCTACCGTCCCCCGACCGCAGCGTGTGTATGCGGGCGTCAAGATGTTACCGGGTCGGGCGTGTTAGCACCTATTCGGATCGCCGTTGGGCGGATTGCGGACTAGGGTGAGGGCGGTACCGACCCCCGATGGGAGGGCAGGCGTGGCGGATCTGTTCGTGAACGTGTTGCGGGCGCATCAGTGGTTGTACGAGAAGTCGGACGGGCTGGTGGGGCATCGGCTGCTGTTCGGGAATCCGACCTTGTTGCTGCGGACGGTCGGGCGCAAGACGGGGCTGGCGCGGACCAACGCGCTGACCTATGCGCAGGACGGTCAGGACTATCTGGTCACCGCCTCCAAGGGCGGGGCGCCCGAGCCGCCGGGATGGCTGGCCAACCTGAAGGCCAAGCCCGACAACGAGATCCAGGTGGGCAAGCGACGGATACCGGTTACGGCCCGGGCGACCTATCCCGACGATCCCGACTACGCGCGCCGGTGGAAGCTGGTCGACAAGGTCAACCACGGGCGCTACACCCAGTACCAGACCAAGACCGACCGCAAGATCGCGGTCGTGGTGCTGACCCCGCGCAACGCCTGAACCGAGCCCCGGCCCGGCCCGGGCATCAGCCCGTGGCCGACCGGCGTCGGATCGCCTCCTCGCGTCACATCGTCAGAATCGTGCGCCCCACGGCCTGCCGAGCCTCGATGGCGGCATGGGCGGCGGCGGCCTGATCGAGCGGGAAGGTCTGGCCGACAACGACTTCCAAATCTCCCTCGGCAGCCATGTCGAAAGCTCGCGCTCCCAGTGCCGCCCAGTCCACGCCGGAGTTGGTGATGTCCATCAGGGACAGGACGGTAATGCCCGCCGCGGCAGCGCGTTCGGTGTCCAGTTCCGCGAAGCCGCCTGCCGCGTTGCCGTATCCGAGATACCGGCCGCCCGGGGCGATAGCGCCCAGGGAGTCCCCGCCGATCGGCCCGCCGGCGCCGTCCAGCACCGCGGACACCCCGGTACCGCCGGTCAGCCCCAGCACCTGGTCCGCCCAGCCGGGTTCCTCGTAGTCGATCGCCTCGCTCGCGCCCAGCCGACGCGCCAGGTCGAGCTTCGTATCCCCGTGCGCGGCGGCGATCACCGTGGCCCCGGCCGACCGCGCCAGCTGGGTGAGCAGCGTGCCCAAGCCGCCGCCCGCGGCGGTGATCAGCACCGGCTGCCCCGGCCGGAATGCCGCGCTCCCGGCCACCGCCATCGCGGCCCTGCCGTCGTGCACCAGCGCCGCGGCGTGCACGAAGTCCAGGGCGCCAGGTAGTTCGGTGAGCGTCTGCGCCTTCGCCGGCGCCCGCTCGGCGTAGCCGCCGACGGGTAGCCCGCCGCCGATCCCGCTGGCGGCGGTGGCGGTCGCTACCCGTTTGCCGACCCATCCCGGATCGACGTCCTTCCCTACGGCGGACACGACTCCGGCGACCGCCCCGCCCGGCACGTACGGCGGGCGGACGGCGAAGAAGTCGGTGCCCCATCCGCTGCGCAACCGCACGTCGAGGAACATCACATCCGCCGCCGCGACATCGATCACAACTTCGCCGGTCCCGGCCACCGGATCCGGCGCCGTGCCGGCCACCAGCACGCCCGGACCACCGAACGACTTCGCCTCGATCACCCGCATCTTCGACCACATCCCTTCGTTCTCGCGATGAGCACAGCCTTCTACCTGAAGCAAGGTTCAGGTCAAGCGCGGATGCGGGAACTTCGCCGATCCGGGTGTGCCGTTTGGTGATCGGCCGAAATGTCCGTTACCCTCACAGGTGAGGGGAGTACTTCCCAAGTGCCATACCGGTCAGTACGGATTCCGCCATCGGAATCCCCGGGTGGCCACCCGAGTGAGGGTGAAGGAGACCTCGGGTGTTGAGCCATGCCCGAGGAGATCTTTTTATGAGCCCTACCGACACCGTTCTCGCAGCGTCCATCCAGACCATCGGCACACCCTGGTTATGGACCGCCACCATCCTCGGTGTTATCGCGCTGCTGGTACTCGACTTCGTCGTCACCCGCAAGCCGCACGAGGTGTCGATGCGCGAGGCCGTCGGATGGACGATCTTCTACATCGCCCTGCCCGTCGTCTTCGGGCTCGTCATCTGGGCCGCGTACGGCGGCACGCCCGGGACCGAATTCTTCACCGGCTACGTGCTGGAGAAATCGCTGTCGGTCGACAACCTGTTCGTCTTCATGCTGCTGCTGTCGGCCTTCGCCGTGCCGGCGGCGCTGGCACAGCGGGTGCTGCTGTTCGGCATCGTCGGCGCGCTGGTGCTGCGCGGCATCTTCATCGCCCTGGGCGCCGCCGCGCTCGCCTCGCTCGACTGGGCGTTCCTGCTGTTCGGCGCGATCCTGCTGGTGACGGCGGCGAAGTTGCTGGTCGACACCGCTCGCGGGAACGACCAGCACGTCGACATCTCGAGCATGCGATCGGTGCGACTACTGCGCAAGCTGATGCCGGTGACCGACGACTACCACGGCACCCGCATGACCGTGCGCGAGGCCGGCAAGCGCGCCCTGACGCCGCTGGCGCTGGTGGTCGCCGCCGTGATGGGTACCGACGTGGTCTTCGCCGTCGATTCGGTGCCCGCCGTGTACGGCGTCACCGGCGACCCGTACCTGGTGTTCGCCACCAACGCGTTCGCGCTGCTCGGACTGCGGGCGCTGTACTTCGTGCTGCAGGCGGCACTGTCGCGGCTGGTGCATCTGGCCTACGGGTTGGCGATCATCCTGGCGTTCATCGGCGTGAAGCTGGTGTTGCACTGGGCGCACGGCACCTGGGAGCAGGTCCCGACGATCCCGACCGTGGCCTCGCTGGGTGTGATCGTGGTGGTGCTCGCCATCGTGACCGTGACCAGCCTGCGCGCGACGCGAGGGGCCGGCGAGGTCGATTCGGCGACAACGACGCCCCAGTCGTAGCGCCGAGCCGGACGGATGCTACGAGTTGCCCGCCGGATTCTCGCGACCATACTGTGAATCGTGCTGTTTCAACGGTTGCGCCGCATCGACCTGAGCCGGTGCACCGGGCCGTGGACGATCTACAGCTGTCGGAGGCGGTGTTCAAGACCTGTCCGTGGCAGCCGCGTGAGCTGGTGGAAACCGGCCTGCGACAGTGGCTGCGCTGCTGCGGTGCGGCCATGCGCGACGACCAGGTGATCGGCATGCCCTCGCATGCCGTCGACGAGGCGTGGCATGGGCTCATTCTCTGCACCACCCGATACGCCCGATTCTGCGACGCGGCCTACGGCCGGTTCCTGCATCACTTTCCCGAGGGTGACGGCCGTCGAGCGGCTCCGGAGAGGCCGGAGATGCCATGGACTCCCAACTGGGCCGGACCGTCGTCGCGTGGTCGATGGTGGCCCGGCCGGGCGAGGAGTGTGTGCTGTGGGATCTCGACAGCAGGGTGGGCGTCGAACGGCCGTGGGGAATCCCGCGCGGACGCGTCGAGATCATCGAATCCGACCTGCGCGCCGCCGATTCCCGCTGAGGACCGGCCGGGTCCGGCTCAGCCGCCGCCGCAGCCTCCACCGCTGGAATCGCCACCACCGTCGCTAGAGGAAATGCCGACGCCACCCGAGTGGTACCGGCCGCCGCCGCATCCGGCGCGGCCGTACTCCCACCGGCCGTGCCTCCGCGGTGATGTGCCGGACCGCACGCCCCACACGCCGACCGCGACAATGACGCCCACCATCGCCACATAGCCGATTACTCCCCCAATTCCCATGTTCCGGAACGTATTCGGACTTCCCAAAGGTGCGCCGAAGATTCGGTTGCCGTGGCGTCTCGGTACTCGTCGATGGTGGCCCGGCACGGTGCGGCTCAGCTGCCCCGCCACCGCCGCCTCCACCGCAGCCGCCGCCTCCGCCGCCCCCGCAGGAGCCGCCGCCGCAGCCGCCTCCCCCACCGCAGCCGTTGCCGCTGTCGCCGCCGCCGAAGGAGCCGCCGTCCGAGTAGGTCCCGCCGCCGTATCCGGATCGGCCGTGCCGCCACCGGTCGCGCCGCCGGCGAGATCTGCCGGACCTCGCACTCCACACGCTGCCCGCGATGACGACGAGCACCATGGCCACCCAGATGATTACTCCCGCTGTTCCCATACCGCGGACGGTAGCCCGTCTCGCCAAAGATCGGCCAAAGATCCAGTTGCCGTGGCGGCGAACGGTACTCGACCGCGCGTCACGGTCCTTCGAAGCACCCGTCGTCGGGATCGCCGCACGTCTCGTCGCAGTAGCCGGTGTCGTCGTATCCGTGACCGCCGTGGTTCCGGGAAAACGCCACCGACCTGCCGATGAGCACGACGCACCCGCAGATCAGGGCAATGGCCACGACCACGGTCACAGTTTCCATGCACCGCAACGTAAGTACGGAGCCCTATGACCTGCTTAATGTTCGGTTGGAGGGCGGACCGGCTACGTCAGCTTCACCCGTGCCGCGAGGAAACGGTCCAGGGCGGGGGCGAACCGGTGGAAGTGGTATCGGAGATGGGCCTCCGGGGTGACGGGGACGACCGCGCGGCCGCGTTCGACGGCCTGGACGATCTGGGCGGCCACCTTCTCCGGGCCGTAGCCGCGCATCCGGTAGAGGTCGTCGTACCGGGTCTGCCTGTCGGCCTCCTCCTCGGCGGAGAGGCCCGAAAACCTGGTCGCGGCAACAATATTGGTGTGCACGATGCCGGGGC
The Nocardia sp. BMG51109 genome window above contains:
- a CDS encoding tyrosine-type recombinase/integrase; amino-acid sequence: MTSDLDDIRELAEDFATELRRKNRSQRTINGYLKHIEYFRAYLAANELPTTGPAITREHIGQYIESLLTRTNLRTGEPLSPEYARGQYRSLQQFFKYLETEEIIEVNPFDRMTQPDAPERQVPVPPLDALKRLLAECAGTNFEDRRDTAIIRLFLDTGCRRGEIAPLSVDALDFAENTATVLGKGRRPRTVPFGDKTRTALRRYLRVRAQHPKAVNDEPALWLGKFGPMTDHGIGQMVERRCQAAGIEHIHPHQFRHFFAHNWLDNGGQEQDLMMLAGWRSRQMLAKYGKSVAVDRAKAAHRRARLGDQI
- a CDS encoding nitroreductase family deazaflavin-dependent oxidoreductase; this encodes MADLFVNVLRAHQWLYEKSDGLVGHRLLFGNPTLLLRTVGRKTGLARTNALTYAQDGQDYLVTASKGGAPEPPGWLANLKAKPDNEIQVGKRRIPVTARATYPDDPDYARRWKLVDKVNHGRYTQYQTKTDRKIAVVVLTPRNA
- a CDS encoding TerC family protein, whose translation is MSPTDTVLAASIQTIGTPWLWTATILGVIALLVLDFVVTRKPHEVSMREAVGWTIFYIALPVVFGLVIWAAYGGTPGTEFFTGYVLEKSLSVDNLFVFMLLLSAFAVPAALAQRVLLFGIVGALVLRGIFIALGAAALASLDWAFLLFGAILLVTAAKLLVDTARGNDQHVDISSMRSVRLLRKLMPVTDDYHGTRMTVREAGKRALTPLALVVAAVMGTDVVFAVDSVPAVYGVTGDPYLVFATNAFALLGLRALYFVLQAALSRLVHLAYGLAIILAFIGVKLVLHWAHGTWEQVPTIPTVASLGVIVVVLAIVTVTSLRATRGAGEVDSATTTPQS
- a CDS encoding zinc-binding dehydrogenase, which produces MWSKMRVIEAKSFGGPGVLVAGTAPDPVAGTGEVVIDVAAADVMFLDVRLRSGWGTDFFAVRPPYVPGGAVAGVVSAVGKDVDPGWVGKRVATATAASGIGGGLPVGGYAERAPAKAQTLTELPGALDFVHAAALVHDGRAAMAVAGSAAFRPGQPVLITAAGGGLGTLLTQLARSAGATVIAAAHGDTKLDLARRLGASEAIDYEEPGWADQVLGLTGGTGVSAVLDGAGGPIGGDSLGAIAPGGRYLGYGNAAGGFAELDTERAAAAGITVLSLMDITNSGVDWAALGARAFDMAAEGDLEVVVGQTFPLDQAAAAHAAIEARQAVGRTILTM